A region from the Triticum urartu cultivar G1812 chromosome 1, Tu2.1, whole genome shotgun sequence genome encodes:
- the LOC125545265 gene encoding transcription factor IIIA-like isoform X3: protein MREGPEWTSTRMGRPSWEAPSGSLFHALLQRPFACHVDGCPFSYSRKDHLNRHLLTHQGKLFMCPMEGCNRKFSIKGNIQRHVEEFHEDGPHCGGKKEFICPEANCGKAFKYASKLQKHEESHVNLDYTEVICFEPGCMKTFTNVECLKAHNQSCHQYVQCDICDTKQLKKNFKRHQRMHEGSFVTERIKCNFKDCKRSFSKKSNLHKHIKAVHEQSRPFTCGFSGCGQKFSYKHVRDNHEKSSVHVLFEGDFVEADEQLRPHPGGRKRKPISVDTFMRKRVAAPDAPPAYSDGTEYLRWLLSA from the exons ATGCGAGAGGGCCCTGAATGGACTAGTACCAGGATGGGGAGACCCTCCTGGGAAGCTCCTTCAGGAAGCCTCTTTCACGCCCTTCTTCAG AGACCCTTTGCCTGCCATGTAGATGGTTGCCCTTTCAGCTATAGCAGGAAGGACCATTTGAACCGCCATCTGCTTACTCATCAAGGAAAACTATTCATGTGCCCTATGGAAGGATGCAACCGTAAGTTCAGTATCAAGGGTAATATCCAGAGACATGTTGAGGAATTTCACGAGGATGGCCCTCATTGTGGAGGCAAGAAAGAGTTCATCTGCCCAGAGGCTAACTGTGGGAAGGCGTTCAAATATGCTTCCAAGCTACAGAAACACGAGGAATCACATG TCAACTTGGATTACACTGAAGTTATCTGCTTCGAACCAGGCTGCATGAAGACTTTTACTAATGTGGAATGCCTCAAGGCCCATAACCAATCGTGTCATCAGTATGTTCAGTGTGATATCTGTGACACTAAACAGCTTAAGAAGAACTTCAAGCGGCATCAGCGAATGCATGAAGGTTCATTTGTCACTGAGAGGATTAAGTGCAACTTCAAGGATTGCAAGCGCTCATTTTCAAAG AAATCCAATTTGCACAAGCATATTAAGGCAGTTCATGAGCAGAGTAGACCTTTCACATGTGGATTCTCTGGGTGCGGCCAGAAGTTTTCATACAAGCATGTACGGGACAATCATGAGAAATCTAGTGTTCACGTGCTTTTTGAG GGCGACTTTGTGGAGGCTGATGAGCAACTCCGACCTCATCCAGGCGGCCGCAAGAGGAAGCCCATTTCAGTCGATACTTTCATGCGGAAGAGGGTAGCTGCTCCTGATGCTCCGCCTGCTTACAGTGATGGAACTGAGTATCTGAGATGGCTTTTGTCAGCTTGA
- the LOC125545265 gene encoding transcription factor IIIA-like isoform X4, whose amino-acid sequence MCPMEGCNRKFSIKGNIQRHVEEFHEDGPHCGGKKEFICPEANCGKAFKYASKLQKHEESHVNLDYTEVICFEPGCMKTFTNVECLKAHNQSCHQYVQCDICDTKQLKKNFKRHQRMHEGSFVTERIKCNFKDCKRSFSKKSNLHKHIKAVHEQSRPFTCGFSGCGQKFSYKHVRDNHEKSSVHVLFEGDFVEADEQLRPHPGGRKRKPISVDTFMRKRVAAPDAPPAYSDGTEYLRWLLSA is encoded by the exons ATGTGCCCTATGGAAGGATGCAACCGTAAGTTCAGTATCAAGGGTAATATCCAGAGACATGTTGAGGAATTTCACGAGGATGGCCCTCATTGTGGAGGCAAGAAAGAGTTCATCTGCCCAGAGGCTAACTGTGGGAAGGCGTTCAAATATGCTTCCAAGCTACAGAAACACGAGGAATCACATG TCAACTTGGATTACACTGAAGTTATCTGCTTCGAACCAGGCTGCATGAAGACTTTTACTAATGTGGAATGCCTCAAGGCCCATAACCAATCGTGTCATCAGTATGTTCAGTGTGATATCTGTGACACTAAACAGCTTAAGAAGAACTTCAAGCGGCATCAGCGAATGCATGAAGGTTCATTTGTCACTGAGAGGATTAAGTGCAACTTCAAGGATTGCAAGCGCTCATTTTCAAAG AAATCCAATTTGCACAAGCATATTAAGGCAGTTCATGAGCAGAGTAGACCTTTCACATGTGGATTCTCTGGGTGCGGCCAGAAGTTTTCATACAAGCATGTACGGGACAATCATGAGAAATCTAGTGTTCACGTGCTTTTTGAG GGCGACTTTGTGGAGGCTGATGAGCAACTCCGACCTCATCCAGGCGGCCGCAAGAGGAAGCCCATTTCAGTCGATACTTTCATGCGGAAGAGGGTAGCTGCTCCTGATGCTCCGCCTGCTTACAGTGATGGAACTGAGTATCTGAGATGGCTTTTGTCAGCTTGA
- the LOC125545265 gene encoding transcription factor IIIA-like isoform X2: MFRYECVKHWIPRTPKCQKALNGPVSGRGDPPEKLHQECLIHALPQRPFACHVDGCPFSYSRKDHLNRHLLTHQGKLFMCPMEGCNRKFSIKGNIQRHVEEFHEDGPHCGGKKEFICPEANCGKAFKYASKLQKHEESHVNLDYTEVICFEPGCMKTFTNVECLKAHNQSCHQYVQCDICDTKQLKKNFKRHQRMHEGSFVTERIKCNFKDCKRSFSKKSNLHKHIKAVHEQSRPFTCGFSGCGQKFSYKHVRDNHEKSSVHVLFEGDFVEADEQLRPHPGGRKRKPISVDTFMRKRVAAPDAPPAYSDGTEYLRWLLSA; encoded by the exons ATGTTCAGATATGAATGTGTGAAGCATTGGATCCCAAGAACTCCAAAATGCCAGAAGGCCTTGAATGGACCAGTATCAGGAAGGGGAGACCCTCCTGAGAAGCTCCATCAAGAATGCCTCATTCACGCGCTTCCTCAG AGACCCTTTGCCTGCCATGTAGATGGTTGCCCTTTCAGCTATAGCAGGAAGGACCATTTGAACCGCCATCTGCTTACTCATCAAGGAAAACTATTCATGTGCCCTATGGAAGGATGCAACCGTAAGTTCAGTATCAAGGGTAATATCCAGAGACATGTTGAGGAATTTCACGAGGATGGCCCTCATTGTGGAGGCAAGAAAGAGTTCATCTGCCCAGAGGCTAACTGTGGGAAGGCGTTCAAATATGCTTCCAAGCTACAGAAACACGAGGAATCACATG TCAACTTGGATTACACTGAAGTTATCTGCTTCGAACCAGGCTGCATGAAGACTTTTACTAATGTGGAATGCCTCAAGGCCCATAACCAATCGTGTCATCAGTATGTTCAGTGTGATATCTGTGACACTAAACAGCTTAAGAAGAACTTCAAGCGGCATCAGCGAATGCATGAAGGTTCATTTGTCACTGAGAGGATTAAGTGCAACTTCAAGGATTGCAAGCGCTCATTTTCAAAG AAATCCAATTTGCACAAGCATATTAAGGCAGTTCATGAGCAGAGTAGACCTTTCACATGTGGATTCTCTGGGTGCGGCCAGAAGTTTTCATACAAGCATGTACGGGACAATCATGAGAAATCTAGTGTTCACGTGCTTTTTGAG GGCGACTTTGTGGAGGCTGATGAGCAACTCCGACCTCATCCAGGCGGCCGCAAGAGGAAGCCCATTTCAGTCGATACTTTCATGCGGAAGAGGGTAGCTGCTCCTGATGCTCCGCCTGCTTACAGTGATGGAACTGAGTATCTGAGATGGCTTTTGTCAGCTTGA
- the LOC125545265 gene encoding transcription factor IIIA-like isoform X1, which yields MGEGDPEGSVVGATETSTSPAAAAAAPVRDIRRYKCEFCDVVRSKKRLIRDHVLEHHKDEVDGLNEYNVGGGGGSAPPGKEIGHDCKECGARFKKPAHLKQHMQSHSPERPFACHVDGCPFSYSRKDHLNRHLLTHQGKLFMCPMEGCNRKFSIKGNIQRHVEEFHEDGPHCGGKKEFICPEANCGKAFKYASKLQKHEESHVNLDYTEVICFEPGCMKTFTNVECLKAHNQSCHQYVQCDICDTKQLKKNFKRHQRMHEGSFVTERIKCNFKDCKRSFSKKSNLHKHIKAVHEQSRPFTCGFSGCGQKFSYKHVRDNHEKSSVHVLFEGDFVEADEQLRPHPGGRKRKPISVDTFMRKRVAAPDAPPAYSDGTEYLRWLLSA from the exons ATGGGAGAAGGAGATCCGGAGGGCAGCGTCGTCGGAGCGACGGAGACCTCGACCTCGCCGGCGGCCGCGGCGGCCGCCCCTGTGAGGGACATCAGGCGCTACAAGTGCGAGTTCTGCGACGTCGTGCGCTCGAAGAAGCGGCTGATCCGAGACCACGTCCTCGAGCACCATAAG GACGAAGTGGATGGTCTGAATGAGTACAACGtaggtggtggtggcggcagtgCGCCGCCGGGCAAGGAGATCGGCCATGATTGCAAGGAGTGCGGCGCGAGGTTTAAGAAGCCGGCGCATCTGAAGCAGCATATGCAGAGCCATTCGCCCGAG AGACCCTTTGCCTGCCATGTAGATGGTTGCCCTTTCAGCTATAGCAGGAAGGACCATTTGAACCGCCATCTGCTTACTCATCAAGGAAAACTATTCATGTGCCCTATGGAAGGATGCAACCGTAAGTTCAGTATCAAGGGTAATATCCAGAGACATGTTGAGGAATTTCACGAGGATGGCCCTCATTGTGGAGGCAAGAAAGAGTTCATCTGCCCAGAGGCTAACTGTGGGAAGGCGTTCAAATATGCTTCCAAGCTACAGAAACACGAGGAATCACATG TCAACTTGGATTACACTGAAGTTATCTGCTTCGAACCAGGCTGCATGAAGACTTTTACTAATGTGGAATGCCTCAAGGCCCATAACCAATCGTGTCATCAGTATGTTCAGTGTGATATCTGTGACACTAAACAGCTTAAGAAGAACTTCAAGCGGCATCAGCGAATGCATGAAGGTTCATTTGTCACTGAGAGGATTAAGTGCAACTTCAAGGATTGCAAGCGCTCATTTTCAAAG AAATCCAATTTGCACAAGCATATTAAGGCAGTTCATGAGCAGAGTAGACCTTTCACATGTGGATTCTCTGGGTGCGGCCAGAAGTTTTCATACAAGCATGTACGGGACAATCATGAGAAATCTAGTGTTCACGTGCTTTTTGAG GGCGACTTTGTGGAGGCTGATGAGCAACTCCGACCTCATCCAGGCGGCCGCAAGAGGAAGCCCATTTCAGTCGATACTTTCATGCGGAAGAGGGTAGCTGCTCCTGATGCTCCGCCTGCTTACAGTGATGGAACTGAGTATCTGAGATGGCTTTTGTCAGCTTGA